The following coding sequences lie in one Lolium perenne isolate Kyuss_39 chromosome 2, Kyuss_2.0, whole genome shotgun sequence genomic window:
- the LOC127328753 gene encoding uncharacterized protein — protein MAREFEALALNGHNYPTWAMDTKIALASRRIVRAIQAEQDPLPAGVTPLTDEQKYTALYIIRHHIHPDLKSEYLEEESPSTLFQALKTRYEQQKAVVLPEALHDWTHLRLQDFKSIGEYNHEVHKISSKLRFCGKEPTDAEKIEKTLSTMLPSDRILQRRCRARDYQVYSDLIHILLQAEKHDELLAKNGSQRPVGSQPLPEVHMNVANGRKFDGGFKGKPSNFNGKRKRNRNRKPRNSDRGKGTAKSKFDKSKLCDKCGCYTHPTDKCKTPSASGHYVPTIPWTQRTSREKV, from the coding sequence ATGGCTCGAGAATTTGAGGCACTCGCCCTCAATGGCCACAACTACCCTACTTGGGCCATGGACACGAAGATCGCTCTTGCATCTCGTCGGATAGTGCGTGCAATCCAGGCTGAGCAggatccactgcccgctggagtcACGCCACTAACAGATGAACAGAAGTATACCGCCTTATACATTATAAGGCACCATATTCACCCAGATCTCAAGTCTGAGTACTTGGAGGAGGAATCCCCTAGTACCCTGTTTCAGGCCCTCAAAACGAGGTATGAACAGCAGAAGGCAGTTGTCCTGCCAGAAGCACTCCATGATTGGACTCACCTCCGTCTTCAGGACTTCAAGTCCATCGGAGAGTACAATCACGAGGTTCATAAGATCAGTTCCAAGCTGCGCTTTTGCGGGAAGGAACCTACTGATGCGGAGAAGATAGAGAAAACTCTGTCGACTATGCTCCCATCTGACAGAATCCTCCAGCGACGATGCCGTGCTCGCGACTACCAAGTCTATTCCGATCTTATTCATATCTTACTTCAGGCTGAAAAGCATGATGAGCTACTCGCTAAGAATGGCTCTCAGCGTCCGGTTGGTTCTCAACCTCTACCTGAAGTTCATATGAATGTCGCGAACGGACGAAAGTTTGATGGTGGTTTCAAAGGAAAGCCCTCGAACTTCAATGGTAAGCGAAAGCGCAACCGGAACAGGAAGCCCAGAAACTCAGACCGTGGGAAAGGCACCGCAAAGTCCAAGTTTGACAAATCTAAGCTTTGCGACAAGTGTGGATGCTATACGCACCCCACTGACAAGTGCAAGACCCCAAGCGCATCCGGCCATTACGTACCAACAATCCCATGGACGCAACGCACCTCGAGGGAAAAGGTTTGA